From the genome of Hydrogenovibrio kuenenii DSM 12350:
GTTCATGCTGAAACCTCTTCTGACTCGCTTCGCATTGATGCCAAAGACTTAAATATTGCTATCGCACAACATAAGCAAAATGCAATTTTACTGGACGCACGCTCGAAAGAACTTTATCAACAAGACCATATTCCAGGCGCTTTAAACTTTCCCGTCAATTGGACTTACGCTCATAAAAAAACCAATGGGCAAATTGTTGAACCACAGCAAGCTCAAACGCTATTTCGTAAACTGGGATTAGACATTCAAACCCCCGTCATTATTTATGATGATGGTGCATTGGTCGATGCCGCCAGATTATTTTGGACACTGGAAGTTTATGGTTTGCAACATGTCAAAGTGCTTAGCACTGGTTACGACTTTTGGGTCAGCAAAGGCTATCCAACCACCGAACAAACTTCTGTGGATACCCCTAGTCACTATATCACCGAAGTAAAACATCAACGCCTAGCGACCAAGTTCTCGACATTGCTTGCCACCAAAAATCCGAATGAATTGATTATTGATGCCCGTCCGAAACCGGCCTATCTAGGAGAAAAGTCTTCCGCCAAACGCTTTGGGCATATTCCAAAAGCCATCAATATTCCTGCTTCTCACAACTTAAAACTTGAAGATCATATGGCAAGCTTCCAGCCTGTTAACGAGTTGAAAAAGGTCTATGCAAACATTCCTAAAAACAAAAAAATAATTATTTACTGCGCCATCGGGCGAATCTCAGCAACCAATTATTTAGCGTTGCGCGAGTTGGGCTATGATGTTGCCAACTACGATGCTTCTTGGAAAGAATGGGGGAATGATTTTGCGCTGCCGATCGTCAACCCCTCTGCTTTTGACGATAACGCCAAATAACCCGAACAAGAACTCACGGAGCAACTGAAAATAAAATGTGGCGAAAACTCAGCATAAAACTCCAGTTGATGATTCTTATTTCAGTGGTGACTTTTACCGTGGTCATCAGCTCCTTAACGGTTGCCTTCTGGTTAGATAAGAAACAACGTCAAAACCTCGCCATCGAACTTTCCAACCAAATCAACACGGCATTGAAGCATGATTTATTGGAAGGCATGCTTTCCAACAGTGTCGATGCTTATTCAGATTTGAACTTTACGCTTTCCGGGTTCCAACAAATTGACCGTGTCGTTCTGCTTGATAATGACAATCGCTCGATTTACACCTACCGCCACGGTTCACACCATTACCATGACTTGATTGCTAAAAGTACGGAAACTCCCCAGTTTTCTGGCGTAGATCTATATGTAACACATCCCCTAGAAGAAGGGGGACATCGTTTTGGTTCCGTTGTTTATGTTATCGATATGGAAGACTTTTCTACCCAAATCGAAAAGCACCTGATTTTCCTCATCCTCGCCTTGCCTCTAGAGCTGATTTTCGCCCTGATTTTGGCATGGTGGATTAGCCGTAGCTATAACAAACCCTTTAGTTTGCTTGCCGACTCGATGCAAAAGAATGATGTTATCCGCAACCGTTTCTACACCGTCGAAACCACTTCACAGAATGAAATCGGCAAGCTGTTCGACGGCTACAACCAAATGATTCAAAAAGTCGAATCCACTACCGAGCAAATGCGTTATCAGTCTGAACATGATTCGTTAACCGGGCTATTTAACCGCTACTATATCGAACACCAAATTCAAACCTGTTTACAAGATGACTCCGTGAACAACCACACCATCATTGCGCTGGATATAGACCAGTTTCGTTTGATTAACGACTCCGCAGGCCATCAAGCTGGTGATGAACTCTTAAAAATGGTTTCGCAACACTGCCTACAACATCTAACAAAAGATGCAATGATGGGGCGTGTGGAAAGTGATATTTTCTATCTGCTTTTACCTCAATATTCCGAGAAACAAGCAATGCTTCTTGCAAACGGAATGCTCGACATCATGGCGGACTTCCGTTTTACCTGGCAAGGAGAAGCACATTCCGTATCTGCATCAGTAGGTATGGTTGTTTTCAAACCCAATGAATATACATTGGAAGAGCTAATAAAAGCACTGGAATCCGCAACACATACGGCTAAATCCTTAGGGCGCAATAAACTTCATATCTTCCAACCAAACGACAAGACAACTGCGCTTTATAATCAAGAATTACAAATTGCCAATATGGTCAAAGAAGCGCTTGCCAATGGTCCAGATAGCGACTCAACAAGATTCGAACTTTATGCTCAGGCGATTGTTCCTTTGCAAACGCCGGAAGTTTCTCGTAACAAAATTGGCTATGAAATCTTGATCAGGTTACGCAACAGTGAAGGGCAAATAGTCCCGCCGGATCAATTCTTACCTACAGCGGAACGCTACCAGTTAATGAGTGAAATCGATAGCTATGTGTTGTGGCACTTTATTGAAACCGTCAGTGCGCACCCTGAGCATCTGGACAAGCTTCACCTTGCACATGTTAATCTTGCGGGTTCCAGCTTAAACCACCCTGACTTTCAAGCTAAACTCAAGCAGGCTGTAACCACCTTCCACTTTCCTTGGCAAAAACTGGAACTGGAAATTACCGAAACCTCTGCCATCGGCAGTTTCAGTCAGGCTGCGGAATTTATCCAATATTGTAAGAATTTAGGTATCGGTTTAGCGTTGGACGATTTTGGAACCGGTATGTCCTCGTTTGAGTATTTAAAAAGCTTGCCATTTGATGTGGTGAAAATCGATGGTAGCTTTATTAAGGACATGCACACGGATCCATCTGATAAAGCCGTTATTCGCTATATTCAAGAAATCAGTGCACTGCGTAACCAAGAAACCGTCGCCGAATACGTCGAAACCGAACAAGACCTACAAGCTCTCACCGAAATCGGCATCACCTATGGTCAAGGTTATTACCTTGGAAAACCCAAACCCTTATCAGAGTGGTTGTAGGCTGTAACATGAGGTTATCTTTAGCCTGATGCGATTGCTTAAACTCTTCATTCTGATACTGGGGCTCCTGTATCTTTCTTACCAACTGTTCCTATTGTTACTGACTCCACCAGAATCGTTAACACACAGAGGCAAAGTTGAACACGCACCAAAAGAAACCATCGTCCCCGAGCATAAAGTTTTGCCTAGCGACCAAATTGCCAAAAATGCGTGGAACTATATCAACCAGCTACGCCATGACGTTGGCTTAACGCCTTTACAACCTAACGCCAAGCTCAACCAAGCAGCACTCAACCACTCCAAATACTGTGTTGTTAACAATATTCAAGGCCATATTCAGCAACCCAGCCTGGTAGATTTTACGGGTAAAACCCCTTCTGATCGTGCCTATGCTGTCGGTTATCCCGCAGGCGTTAACGAAGTCATCAGTTTTAATCGAGACAGCGCTATTCCGTTCGTTGATGACCTAATGTCAGCCATATATCATCGACTCGGTTTGTTGAATATGACCATCGATCAAATCGGAACAGGGGTTTATCGCATCAATGGGAAAAATCCCGGCCCCTACTCAGTCTCCTCAACTTTTACCGCTGAAACCAGTAATTTTAAACTGGCGCAACTCTGTATCAACCCACCCGACCCTCGCCCGGGTGAACTTGCTTACAAGGGGCTTTGTCGCAAAAATGAACTCATTCCCAAACAATCATTTGACCGAGCACGATACGACATTGCCCGCCAAAACCCAAAATGGATTGTTTGGCCCAAAGACAACAGCACTGTGCCACCGGTATTTTATGAAGAAATGCCAGATCCATTACCGAATTGTGATGCCTCCGGCTACCCGGTTCATATGCAAATCAACCCTATTTACTGGGGGCGCATCACTTTTGTCAAAGGCAGCTTCAAACTCTATCGCATAGATCATCAGCGCAAAATGCCCGTTGAGATTGAACGCACTATGACCAATCTCAATGACCCCAATCATGAGTCCAAAGGCACCAAGCCAGAATGGTATGCGCTCTTTCCTCGCTTGAGATTAGATTGGAATGCCGAATACCTCGCCCAAGTGCAAACCAAAGAAGCCGGGCAAATCACCACCCATCATTGGCGTTTCTTTACCCCAAAATTAACGCATTTAACACGCTTCCGAACATCCCAAGGCAATCGCACGCCGCTGCCGATAAAAGTCGGCGAAAAACATCATATTTACTTCATGCCGCATTCTTGTCGTGCGCCACGAGAAAGTCAGCTCAAAACACGCACGCCAAGAGACGTAAAACTACAAACTCGCTTTATTGACGGTCAAACCTTACAGATTCAAGTGCTTAGCGCGCGCAAAGGCGATAAAATTGAACTCGACTATATTCCAACCCATACTCGAATCACCTTTAAAGTTAACTAAAAGCATTTGTAATTTACCATGCCAGATACTCAAGCCCACTCAACTCCGAAACCTCAAGACTGGCAAAGCTGGTGTCGGCTGCTACACAATTATTTAGCCGAGCAAAAACACCGTGCTTGTGTGGTTTTAGTGGGCGAAAACACTTGGCGGCAAAATCACATCCAACAGGCCCTTATCGAGTTAGCGACAACAAAACCAACTCTCACAGGACTGGAAATCACACAAGAAATAGCTTCCAGTTTCAACGCAACTCAAGCTGTTTCCGCTAAAAAATTGCCTCATTATTTAGGGCAAGAAACCGACTTTGCCATCTTTAGTGGTGAACAAGGGTTGGATGCAAACGCCCTCGGTCAAGCTGGCGGCATGATTCGCGCTGGCGGTATTTTATGGCTGAGCTTACCAGTAAACTGGATGGAATTTCCTAATCCATCAAATAGTCGTTTTTTAAGTTACCCACTTACTTTGGAAAACAGCTTAAAAGGCTTTAACCGCTTTTTATGGCAGGGGTTGCAAACCCAAGCCAAGCAACAACAGGTACTTTGGATAACCCAAAATTCACCTTTGCCGGCATTACCAACCTCGGCTATTTCTGAGACACCAGCATTCGATACCAATAAACCTGCCCTACACTTAAATGCAGACCAACAAGCCGCTTGGGAAAAAATCCAATCCGTGGCTTTTGGTCACCGTCATCGTCCTTTGGTGCTGACAGCAGATCGCGGTCGAGGCAAATCTACTTTATTAGGAGTAGCGGCAATTCGCCTACTACAACAAGGCAAGCAAACCATCGCCGTTACCGCAGCCAGACTGGATCAAACCCAGGCGCTTTTCCAAGGTGCGACACAAACGTTAAATCAGCTCATTGAAGAGTATTCCGACAGCATTCAAATCATTGAAAATCTGCCAGGCAGGGTGCGCTTCAACATACAAGTTCAACAAGGTAATAAAGAAATTACCGAGCGAAAGGAACTGCTTTTTATCGCACCGGATGAGCTTGTTTTAAACGCGCATAAAGCATGTGATTTACTGATGGTGGATGAAGCAGCACATTTGCCTTTGCCGTTGTTACTCTCCTTGAGCGAAACCTACAACCGTATGATTTTCGCCACCACCCAACAAGGCTATGAAGGGTCCGGTCGCGGCTTTACGCTTAAATTTCAAGCAACCTTAAAGCAACAATTCCCTCAAACCAAAACCGCCACACTGCAAACACCGATTCGCTGGGCAGATGGCGATCCGCTGGAAAACACGCTCAACCAATGCCTGCTGTTTTCTACCGATACCGGTGAAGCATCACCACCGGTCTCAACGACTGACATCAGCAAGCTAACATATCGCCCTATTTCGGTCGATGACCTCCTGTCCGACAGAAACCAATTGGTTCAACTGTTTCAACTACTGACCTATGCACATTACCAAACTGCTCCTAACGATCTGATGCAACTACTCGAAACACCCAACCAACAGCTATGGGTGGCCGAACACGACCAACAGATTTTCGGCGTGTTATTTGCATTGGAAGAAGGTAATTTACCGATTGAAACCGAGGGTCGAAAACAGGGGCACTTATTCCCGCAACAAATGCACCTGCAAACTGGCAATAGTGAATGGTTATTGCCCAGAACGCTGCGTATCGTCCGCCTTGCCGTACAACCAGAAATGCAATCACAAGGCATTGGTTCCGAGCTGTTGCAATCCGTTATTTTCGATGCGGAAAAAGCAGGCTTTTCTGCCGTCACCACCAGCTTTGGCGCCACCCCCAGCCTGGCAGATTTTTGGCATCAAAACGGTTTCACCGCCCTGCATTTAGGTATCAAGCGCGACAAGGCCAGCGGCACCCATTCTTTGATGATGGCGCAGCCGTTCGATCTCAATTTACGCGAACTGGTCGCACAACAACACCGCAACTTCCATCACCAATTCAGTTGGTTGCTGACTGATGCTTTCCAACATCTATCTGCCGAGCTGATTCTGGCAATACTGTCGGGCAATCAGATAACACTCAAAACCGATTTCCCGATGGGCTATTTGGAAAATCAGCCCTTTGAAGCCGTGTCTTGGCAACTACGCCAGTGGACCCTCAACCAACCCGAAACCATCAAAAAAATAGATGAACCACTACGCACCAACTGGATTCAACGCGTACTGCAAAATCATGCTTGGGAAGCCTTGATCAAAGCGGGCGAAACCACAAGCAGAAAACAGCTAGAACAGCAATTTAAAACGCTCTTCGACAGGTTAACAAAACTATGAATGCGCTAGAAGCGATTGGGTTTAACGATTGGTTTCAAAACCAACTTGATGCAGACATGGCATCGGCTCATGAAATTGCTCGAGTGATTTCCGTACACAAGAACAGATACGTTATAAACAACGGTAAGATGGAAGTGTTCGCCGAATTATCGGGACATCTTTTCTATACCGCAGATTCTTCTACCGACTTGCCTACAGTAGGAGATTGGGTGTATGCAGATTTTTATGATGAAGACACACACGCAATCATTCATGCTGTGATGCCGAGAAAAACACTATTAAAAAGAAAAACGTCAGGTAAGTTGGTCGATATCCAGTTAATTGCAGCAAATATAGATATTGCCTTTATTATTCAATCCGCAGATTACAACTTCAATCTCAGAAGATTAGAACGTTACTTGGTAATGGTCAACGAAGGTGATATCACCCCTGTCATTCTGTTAAGCAAATGTGACCTCTCTTCCCAAAATGAATTGGATGAACTCAAGAACAGCATTACAAATATCGCTCCCAATGTCACTGTGTTGGCATTTAGTAGTTTAAACGGCGAAAACCTTGATCGCGTTAAAGATGCCTTAGCGCCATGTCAGACTTACTGTTTACTAGGATCATCCGGTGTTGGTAAAACAACCTTATTAAATAGCCTCTTAGGTAGCGAACAACTAAGAACGCAATCCGTGAGCAAAAAACAAAATAAAGGAAAACATACCACTACGAGCCGTGAGTTAATCCAGTTGGATAATGGAGCGATGCTAATTGATACTCCTGGCATGAGAGAGCTTGGTAATTTATCCGTAGATACGGGGATGGATGAAACCTTTTCAGACATATCTGCGCTGGCGGAACAATGCAAATTCGGTAATTGCACGCATACCAATGAAAAAGGCTGTGCGATTTTAGCTGCTATCGAAAGTGGCGAGTTGTCTGAACAGCGCTATAAAAACTACATCAAAATGAAAAAAGAATCAGAGTTCAACGAATTGAATTATTTTGAGAAAAGAAAGAAAGACAAAGACTTCGGTAAGATGATTAAAGCAACCCTAAAAGATAAAAACCGATAAGCCCACCTAACAACCACATACAAACGAATAACAAGAAACTATCAACACTTTGTTTAGACATAAATAAAATCGTGAATACAACACATTCTAATTGCTTGTTATTTACCTAAAAAAGGCATACTATTAATAAATCCGTTTACACAGATGTAAAGAGGTTCAAATGAAATCAGTCAAGTTAGTTCTATCGAGTTTAGTGTTTTTCTGGGCTATGCAAAGCTCACAAGCTTTTGCAATGGACTTTAAATTTCAGCCTGTGACCAAAAATGTCTATGCCTTTATCGGCCCTTTAACCAATCGAACCCCTGAGAATCTCGGACTAAATGACAATATTGGCTTAGTCGTCACGGATGCTGGCGCAGTATTGATTGATTCCGGAACTGGCATTCCCGCTGCTAAAGCATTGGAAAAAGCTGCAAAAGCAGTCACGTCTAAAAAAATCATTGCGGTCATTAACACTGGCAGTCAGGATCATCGCTGGCTTGGAAATGGTTACTTTGCATCCAAAGGCGCAACTATCTACGCACTAGCTAGAACGGTCAAAACCCAGAAAGCGATGGGGCAAGGTGAAATTGCGAATATGACTAAAATTTCCAGTGCTTTTGCCAGCACCAAACCTGTCACCGCAGCCAAACCTTTTGCTAAAGACCAAGCCAACTTAACCATTGGCGGCGTGAAGTTTGAGATCAAATATTTAGGCGATGCGCATTTTCCGGGAGACGCAGTAGTGTGGCTGCCAACACAGAAAGTCTTGTTTTCAGGTGATTTGATTTTTGTCGATAGAATGCTGGGTATCCATCCATTTTCTAACGTCGCCAGCTGGCAAAAAGCCTTCCATAAAGCACAACATTTCCATGCCAAATTCATCGTACCAGGACATGGTCAAGTTTGTAATTGGCAAAAAGCCAGACAGGATACGGGGAACTATCTCGATAAATTAGTAAGAATTATGTCTACCGCGGCCGAAGAAATGATGGGCGTTGGGGAAGCGGTTTCGGCAAATGCCGATTGGCCGGAGTTTAAACATTTGAAACACTATAAGACCTGGCACAAAACCAATGTGAACCGTACTTACTTGCAGTTTGAACAAAACTTATAAAATAAAAAAGCGCTTCAAGAAGCGCTTTTTTTAAATGTTTTTTGACCTAAGGCGCAAATACCACCGTTTTATTACCGTGAATCAATACACGATCTTCAAGGTGATAACGCAATCCGCGCGACAGTGTAATTTTTTCAACATCTCGTCCTAGGCGTTTTAGATCTTCTATATCTTGCGAATGACTGACGCGAATGACTTCTTGTTCGATAATCGGTCCTGCATCTAACTCTTCGGTCACATAATGACAGGTGGCACCTATCAGTTTCACACCACGTTCATAAGCTTGGTGATAAGGTTTTGCGCCAACAAATGATGGTAGGAAACTGTGATGGATATTGATGACTTTACCAGCATAATCACGACACATATTCGGTGGCAAAATCTGCATATATCTAGCCAGCACTATGACATCAGCTTCGTATTTCGCTGCTAAGGCTTCAGATTCAGCAAACGCTTGCGGTTTGGTATCTGGTGTTACTGGCACATGATGGAACGGCACTTGAAACCACTCGACCATGGAACGCAAGTCATCATGGTTAGCAATGACACAGGCGATTTCACCCGGTAGGTCTTTTTCGTGCCAGCGATAAAGTAAATCAGCCAAGCAGTGAGATTCTTTACTGGCAAATAAGGCGATGCGTTTTGGCTTGGCAGAATCAAACACTTGCCATTCCATATTGAACTCTTCGGCAATAGGGGTGAATTTTTCTTTAAAACCTTCCAAGTCGTTATTCAATGAACTGGCTAGGATTTCATGGCGCATAAAAAACCATTGATCCATCGTTTCTGTATGGTGGTTGGCTTCAACAATCGACCCGCCTTGCTCTGCGATAAACGTTGCTACCTTTGCCACTATCCCCACTTGATCCGGGCATGAAATCACTAATCGAAACACTCTGTTCATGAAACGCTAACCTTTTTAAATAAATTGATATGTAATATTGACTCACCCATTTTTCCCATGCCCCGAAACTCAGGAAACCTCAAATACCCTATTAAAATCAGGGTAAATCTCATTTGGGTAATGACAAAACATTGGCTTACAATCATATCAAAAGCATTTATCTTGCAAAAACGTTTTTAGCCACTTCCGGTACAAGTTACTACCTCCAAACAGTAAATTTATGTAAAAATGAGTTCACAACTACTTCGTAGAGAAGCTGGAAGCCATGTCTGAAACGTCCAACTCATCACAAAACAAATTAAGAAAATTTAAAGCCGGAGATATTCTCTTCAAAGAAGGCGAACCCGGCCATAAAGTCTATATTGTTAAAGAAGGCGAAATACGCATCAGCACTCAAAAAGATGACAAGGCCGTTACGCTTGGCATCTTGAAAAAAGGTGCTTGTTTTGGCGAAATGGCTGTTATTTCTTCCGCACCACGAGTGGCTTCCGCGATTGCTAAAACTGATGCAGAGGTCTATGAAATAGACAGTAGCCATGTCGATAAAATGATTGAAGACCTTTCTCCTTTGTTTCGCGCTATCGTCAACTCCTTGATTAAACGCGTTGCAACCCTCAATAATTTTGCTACCGAGAACTCGACATTAGGGCATGCCCTGTCATCATTAGCGCATCTCATTATGCTGTTATTAAAAACACAGAAAAATGATGCTACAACCATGCCTGAAACAGCATCTGAGCTTGCTGCTTCCACACCGGCATGGGCTAGACAGCCAGATCCGATAGAAGAAACGCCCAAAGTGAACACAGAAGAAAAAGCACAAGTCCCCGTTCGTTTAATTATTGAAACCGGACAAACTGTTTTAGGGGTTACTAAGGGTCGTATCCAAAAACTATTGGATCAATTCATTAAGTTTGATATCGCGAAGTTTGAGCAAAAAGGTTCGCAAGAGGTGCTGAGCTTTCACCCAGAATCATTTATCGAGCAAACCGATAAAACACTCAGTGCGCTAGGCCATATGATTGATGAAGAGCTGACTGCAGACTTGGAATATGTTGATTTAATCGAAATGGCCAAACAAATGGACACTCAACCTCGCTACTTAATCGATGCTGTCGTGACGGGACGCCTTCCACAAGAGGCGGTGGTACTCAAACAATCACTTGTACGACGTGCAATAGAAGAACAAGGGCGCATGTTCTTTTAGTCTTTTCTGGTATAAAAACCTTCTGTTTAGGTCTGAAATCTGTCCGACTTTTACGAGTCAATTTTGATATAATTTCGCCTTTATTTTGAATTAGCCGGAAACCCCAAAAGCCATGAAAATCGTTTCTTTCAACGTCAACAGTGTTCGCATGAGATTGCATCAGATTCAGGCGCTAACCGATAGTCAGTGCCCTGATATTATCGGGTTACAAGAAACCAAAGTACAAGATCATGAGTTCCCGATAGATGACATTGAAGCAATGGGCTATAAAGCCATTTTTATGGGGCAAAAAACGCATTATGGCGTAGCGATTTTGTATCGCGATACAGTTGAGTTAGTCAATGCGCAATACGGCTGGAAAACCGACGATGAAACTGCACAGAAGCGCATGATTATCGGCGACTTCAAAGATAGCGACGGTAATGAAGTTCGCGTTATCAACGGTTATTTCCCTCAGGGTGAAAACCGTGACCATCCGGTAAAATTTCCGGCAAAAGAAAAGTTTTATCAAGACCTGATGCATTACCTACACACGGAATGCTCGCCTGAGCAAAAGCTAGTGGTCATGGGCGACTTCAATATCTCGCCAGAAGACATTGATATCGGCATCGGTGAACCAAACCGTAAGCGCTGGCTAAAAACCGGTAAAACCAGTTTCTTACCTGAGGAGCGCGAGTGGTGGGCGACCTTAAAAAATTGGGGTCTGAAAGACACTTACCGCACCATCCACCCAGAAGATAACAATACGTTCAGCTGGTTTGATTACCGTTCAAAAGGTTTTGATGATGATCCGAAGCGTGGTCTTCGCATCGATACTTTACTGGCAACCGAACCACTAAATGCTTGCACGGTAGACAGCGGCGTCGACTATGCGGTACGAGGCATGGAAAAACCTTCGGATCACGCACCGGTTTGGAGCGAATTTCGCCTTTAACCAACCACTTCCAAGCAAACCATTACATGAGCCATCATTGAGATGAAAATGAGCCAAATTTTTAAAGTCATTCAGGTTGAACACTTTTCAACCGATACCTTGCAGCTGATTCTTAAGCCAACTCAGCCTTTTCGCTATCAGGCGGGAGACTATCTATTGCTTGGTTTCGAACAGGAAGATTTGAAACCCTTCTCTATTGCTTCGTCTCCGCGCAATGACGGTCATATTGAACTTCATATTCGCAAACATGAAGACAATGCGTGGAATCAACGTTTGTTCACACTGGAAGCTGGTGATGAAGTGTTGGTGGAAGGGCCGAAGCCACAATACAAGTTGGATGATGATCTTTGCGAAAAGCAAAAGCCTATCTTATTCGTTGCTGGCGGCACAGGGTTTGCCCCTTTGAAAGCGCTATTGGATGAATTACTGGCTTCAGGTTGTAGCAACCCTATTCAGTTCTACTGGGGTTCGCGCCAGAAGGATGATCTCTATATGCGCAAGCAAATGATTGCACTTGCGAAACACCATGCTAATTTGGATTATATCGAAGTCTTATCTGAACCTTCAGAAACAGACACAAGCCTGAAGGGCTTGGTTCATAAAGTCGTGCTAGAACAACACCCCAGCCTGGCAGATTTTCGTGTCTATCTGTGTGGCCCTTGGCCAATGGTACAAGCAGCTAAAGAAGAGTTTGCCGCTGCGGGATTACCGGATTCACAATTTAATTAATTCTCAGTTTATTACAACTTCGGTTTAATTAATCTTTATCCGCCGTATTGAGCGCCTCTTCAGCAGGCAGCTCAAAGTGGGTTGCCCAAGGCACATTCATCTGAAACATATAGCTACCTTCGGTTTCTGCCACCTTGCCTTGTTGAAAAATAAACTCAAAAATATCATCGGCATATTGCGGCATCACGATCACTTTAAGCATATCCATTTCAATCCAACGATTCTGCAACATAGTTGACCCCTGATTTCTCACGGGTAACGACTCAGAAATAACGATATGCTTCTTTTCATAAAGCG
Proteins encoded in this window:
- the rsgA gene encoding ribosome small subunit-dependent GTPase A; the encoded protein is MNALEAIGFNDWFQNQLDADMASAHEIARVISVHKNRYVINNGKMEVFAELSGHLFYTADSSTDLPTVGDWVYADFYDEDTHAIIHAVMPRKTLLKRKTSGKLVDIQLIAANIDIAFIIQSADYNFNLRRLERYLVMVNEGDITPVILLSKCDLSSQNELDELKNSITNIAPNVTVLAFSSLNGENLDRVKDALAPCQTYCLLGSSGVGKTTLLNSLLGSEQLRTQSVSKKQNKGKHTTTSRELIQLDNGAMLIDTPGMRELGNLSVDTGMDETFSDISALAEQCKFGNCTHTNEKGCAILAAIESGELSEQRYKNYIKMKKESEFNELNYFEKRKKDKDFGKMIKATLKDKNR
- a CDS encoding sulfurtransferase gives rise to the protein MNAKLFNTWFIALICFLPFSVHAETSSDSLRIDAKDLNIAIAQHKQNAILLDARSKELYQQDHIPGALNFPVNWTYAHKKTNGQIVEPQQAQTLFRKLGLDIQTPVIIYDDGALVDAARLFWTLEVYGLQHVKVLSTGYDFWVSKGYPTTEQTSVDTPSHYITEVKHQRLATKFSTLLATKNPNELIIDARPKPAYLGEKSSAKRFGHIPKAINIPASHNLKLEDHMASFQPVNELKKVYANIPKNKKIIIYCAIGRISATNYLALRELGYDVANYDASWKEWGNDFALPIVNPSAFDDNAK
- a CDS encoding CAP domain-containing protein, with the translated sequence MLLTPPESLTHRGKVEHAPKETIVPEHKVLPSDQIAKNAWNYINQLRHDVGLTPLQPNAKLNQAALNHSKYCVVNNIQGHIQQPSLVDFTGKTPSDRAYAVGYPAGVNEVISFNRDSAIPFVDDLMSAIYHRLGLLNMTIDQIGTGVYRINGKNPGPYSVSSTFTAETSNFKLAQLCINPPDPRPGELAYKGLCRKNELIPKQSFDRARYDIARQNPKWIVWPKDNSTVPPVFYEEMPDPLPNCDASGYPVHMQINPIYWGRITFVKGSFKLYRIDHQRKMPVEIERTMTNLNDPNHESKGTKPEWYALFPRLRLDWNAEYLAQVQTKEAGQITTHHWRFFTPKLTHLTRFRTSQGNRTPLPIKVGEKHHIYFMPHSCRAPRESQLKTRTPRDVKLQTRFIDGQTLQIQVLSARKGDKIELDYIPTHTRITFKVN
- a CDS encoding GNAT family N-acetyltransferase, whose amino-acid sequence is MPDTQAHSTPKPQDWQSWCRLLHNYLAEQKHRACVVLVGENTWRQNHIQQALIELATTKPTLTGLEITQEIASSFNATQAVSAKKLPHYLGQETDFAIFSGEQGLDANALGQAGGMIRAGGILWLSLPVNWMEFPNPSNSRFLSYPLTLENSLKGFNRFLWQGLQTQAKQQQVLWITQNSPLPALPTSAISETPAFDTNKPALHLNADQQAAWEKIQSVAFGHRHRPLVLTADRGRGKSTLLGVAAIRLLQQGKQTIAVTAARLDQTQALFQGATQTLNQLIEEYSDSIQIIENLPGRVRFNIQVQQGNKEITERKELLFIAPDELVLNAHKACDLLMVDEAAHLPLPLLLSLSETYNRMIFATTQQGYEGSGRGFTLKFQATLKQQFPQTKTATLQTPIRWADGDPLENTLNQCLLFSTDTGEASPPVSTTDISKLTYRPISVDDLLSDRNQLVQLFQLLTYAHYQTAPNDLMQLLETPNQQLWVAEHDQQIFGVLFALEEGNLPIETEGRKQGHLFPQQMHLQTGNSEWLLPRTLRIVRLAVQPEMQSQGIGSELLQSVIFDAEKAGFSAVTTSFGATPSLADFWHQNGFTALHLGIKRDKASGTHSLMMAQPFDLNLRELVAQQHRNFHHQFSWLLTDAFQHLSAELILAILSGNQITLKTDFPMGYLENQPFEAVSWQLRQWTLNQPETIKKIDEPLRTNWIQRVLQNHAWEALIKAGETTSRKQLEQQFKTLFDRLTKL
- a CDS encoding MBL fold metallo-hydrolase, which codes for MKSVKLVLSSLVFFWAMQSSQAFAMDFKFQPVTKNVYAFIGPLTNRTPENLGLNDNIGLVVTDAGAVLIDSGTGIPAAKALEKAAKAVTSKKIIAVINTGSQDHRWLGNGYFASKGATIYALARTVKTQKAMGQGEIANMTKISSAFASTKPVTAAKPFAKDQANLTIGGVKFEIKYLGDAHFPGDAVVWLPTQKVLFSGDLIFVDRMLGIHPFSNVASWQKAFHKAQHFHAKFIVPGHGQVCNWQKARQDTGNYLDKLVRIMSTAAEEMMGVGEAVSANADWPEFKHLKHYKTWHKTNVNRTYLQFEQNL
- a CDS encoding EAL domain-containing protein, which gives rise to MWRKLSIKLQLMILISVVTFTVVISSLTVAFWLDKKQRQNLAIELSNQINTALKHDLLEGMLSNSVDAYSDLNFTLSGFQQIDRVVLLDNDNRSIYTYRHGSHHYHDLIAKSTETPQFSGVDLYVTHPLEEGGHRFGSVVYVIDMEDFSTQIEKHLIFLILALPLELIFALILAWWISRSYNKPFSLLADSMQKNDVIRNRFYTVETTSQNEIGKLFDGYNQMIQKVESTTEQMRYQSEHDSLTGLFNRYYIEHQIQTCLQDDSVNNHTIIALDIDQFRLINDSAGHQAGDELLKMVSQHCLQHLTKDAMMGRVESDIFYLLLPQYSEKQAMLLANGMLDIMADFRFTWQGEAHSVSASVGMVVFKPNEYTLEELIKALESATHTAKSLGRNKLHIFQPNDKTTALYNQELQIANMVKEALANGPDSDSTRFELYAQAIVPLQTPEVSRNKIGYEILIRLRNSEGQIVPPDQFLPTAERYQLMSEIDSYVLWHFIETVSAHPEHLDKLHLAHVNLAGSSLNHPDFQAKLKQAVTTFHFPWQKLELEITETSAIGSFSQAAEFIQYCKNLGIGLALDDFGTGMSSFEYLKSLPFDVVKIDGSFIKDMHTDPSDKAVIRYIQEISALRNQETVAEYVETEQDLQALTEIGITYGQGYYLGKPKPLSEWL